The sequence below is a genomic window from Schistocerca nitens isolate TAMUIC-IGC-003100 chromosome 4, iqSchNite1.1, whole genome shotgun sequence.
ttcaaacctaatgcagaatttggtggacctatattgtacgccataccttagtttgtgaaatgcctaatcgttgagagacaTGTCGTGTACTGGTACCGAGGCTGTGTTGAACAGcgtccataatatcctcatcatcttcATGTGTCGAGCGCTCCTACTGATATTAACGCTAGGTGGAGAACATGTCTTTCGTAatattcgaaatactccactaatggttcgtgcgttcggaatcctccgagttggataacgtacaaaatattcgttaactgcagccaaagcattaccatcacatttgccgtaaataaacaccatatcggcgcaTTCCaccgtcgtaaatttgaaaggcatccctatttcatacataatctacaaactacaacagttactatgtggtttcacttaaatacactgttgttgtttagttctttcactgaacaatacagaaaactaagtcCGCTTTCTCAGCTGGGTGGTAAAGTGCTAGCCCCccgcaagtgggcccgggttcgattcccgcccgggcTGCAGatgttctccactcagggactgggtgctatgttggtttcaaggttaggaaacaacTGAAACAACTCAGTAACGAttgctacattcttaatggaaagtaaacaaatttgttTGCACAATAAGCTTtgcttttctggatgttctggaaaactgctgcagatacacgtATGGGACATGTTTTAacaatgccatacgttcatttccatttccacagaaAACTAAcacgtttcaaggttaggaaacgactgaaacaactcagtaACGAttgctacattcttaatggaaagaaaaaaaattatctgcataaTAAGCTTtgcttttctggatgttctggaaaactgatGCAGATATAcgttgggacatgttttattagattcagcagatcagaaacaacaaaataactttaaatgcaaaaattttagattaggctttaccgtaactgttattgacattaaatgaaacaacaagtttactgttgccaatcaccaaataatggttcaaatggctctgagcactatgggacttaacttatgaggtcatcagtcccctacaacttagaactacttaaaccaaactaacctaaggacatcacacacatccatgcccgaggcaggattcgaacctgcgaccgtagcggtcgcgcggttccagactgtagcgcctagaaccgatcggccaccccggccggcgaaccaatcaccattttatttatttccacgtcgCGTTTaaggtttaaacttccatcatcTGGTGAATTTACATTAATTAgtatggcatgtgtgtgtgtgtgttgtgttacgacttttggaggaacttgtggcactgctagTGGAGAAACAattcactatttcagaacatggttttggatttcttctgacaaaaaattaaactgatatctaatcgtaaacataaaataagtaaaatagagtacctccagtggtcacaggttcctattcgctgtcgtaacacatcacatgtatactgtcatatttgtaaacaaatgtgGCGTCTGGAAGTAGGTAGCTAATATATGTAACCTGTAATCTCAAGACCCCTTGCCTTGTAAATCTTTGCTCTCATACAGTCACTctatccaccctctctctctcatcctctccttctgcctccagcctctcacatctgcctattaatcccaatcaaatattGCCATGTATGTATAATGTTACTGCTGTAagcaatatgattattgtacttaaagtatgtaacatttcacctgattgttattCACAAGTATGAAATttattacggacacacaacaccgtgattccagtacaacattaatttatttctctccaaggaacgTACATCATGGAACATAAAACATTAACTCAAGGATAATCAATACttccagagtgtctataattacaaatatcaaccaGCAACACCCTCCCCAACCTGGTCAACTTCTAGAGGAATGACCAGTTGAATGGGACGTGAGATTATGAATCCTTTTGAAGTTCGTAAGGTTACAGTTCGTATGTACCCATCTCTTCCTTCATGAAGATCTTCTATCTGcgccttcctccacatgtgtcgtGGACGAACATCCTCTAGTAGAAGAACGACATCACCCAGCTGGAGTCTTCCTGAACCTGGCCATGGTTGATGAGTTTCATGTAAGTTTTTGAGCAGGATCAGATATTCTTTCTTCCACCTGTTCCAGAAGTGTTCTACCTTCTTCTGCAGCCTGTGAAATTCCTTGGAGAAGTCCTTTCTAACTGGTGATACTGGACCAGTAGGTAGTGTTGTGAGTCGATCACCCACCAGGAAATGTGCGGGGATCAGTGGCTCAGATTCCTCTCCCCCTTGCGTAATAAGTCTAGAGTTTAATGCTGCTTCTATGGTGACCAGGATTGTGTTGAGACCTTCTTCGTCCAACTGTGACTGTCCTAAAACTTTTCTCAGGCAGCGTTTGACAGATCCCACCATCCGTTCCCAGAATCCTCCCCACCAAGGCGCGTGTGGGGCGATGAATGTCCAAGTGATGGCTTGCTGGGCGAGGTACTTGTGCGTCTTGCTTGCCATGAGAGCCTGCCAGAGCTCCTTCAGCTCTACGTGCGTGGCATGGAAGGTAGTAGCATTATCAGTGTAAATTGTGCTGGGCACTCCTCGTCTTCTGACAATCTTTTGTAGGGCTTGAAGAAACCTTTCAGTTGACATATCTGAGCATAGTTCCAGGTGTATGGCTCGTGTTGTTGCGCATGTGAATAGAGCAATATACGCTTTCTTCGTAATTTGTCCTTGTCTGACGTATAATGGACCAGCAAAGTCAATACCTGTTACTGTAAATGGTTTCAGTGGTGAGACTCGTTCAGCTGGTAATGGAGCCTCAGTTGTTGAACAACGTGAGCTTTCACCATCTTACAAGGTAGGCAACGGTGTAGAACATGTTTAGTTGCCTGTCGAGCTCTGAGGATCCAGAATTCTGTTCTCAGTTCAGATAACACTATGTTTACTCCAAGGTGATGCAAACGAATGTGAGTCTGCTGGATCAGTAACCGTGTGAAATGACGATGTCCTTCAAGAAGAATCGGGTGGCGTTGATCTCTGGGTAATTCTGCAAACTGCAGCCGTCCACTGAGACGAATAAGACCATTATTCAAGAATGGGTTATAGCAAGCTATCTGAGAATTACATGGTAGAGGCATGTTGTTGTATAGTGCATGCAGTTCGAGCGCAAAATCTTGCTGCTGAACAACTTGAATCCAGTAAGTGCGTGCATCGCCCAAATCTGATGCTGTTAGTTCTCCAGATgtgctgttttctttcaataaatGCCGTTTAAAGCGAAGTACCCATCCTGTAACTCTCAACAACTTGAAGTAGCTAAAGTACCGTGTAGCTGTTAGAATAGGAATCGTTGTTTGTACCATGAAGACTTGGtctgttaatttcttattttctggcAAGGAGTGCTCTTCTGTCCGTAAAATTCGAGGCCACTGTGTTCTGTTCTTTGTTAACCACGCAGGTCCATGGAACCATACAGAAGCACCAGGGCAGTGCCTCCACTGTGACGGATTCGTTAGTCGTTGTACTTTCGTAACACGGTTTGACACAAAGGTTTTCCATCGATCAGGGTCATGTTGTATCCATACTAAGGCTACAGTTGAGTCAGTCCACAATGTTGCACGAATAGCATTATAGCTCGTGGCCTTACAGAAATAATGTAGTCTTGATCCAAAATGTGTCGCTAGAAGTTCCAGCCGTGGAAGAGTTATTTTTTTGATGGGGGCTAGTCGGTTTTTACTGCAAACTAAATGGACTGATATCATATTTGTTGTAATGCACCGTACATAAAGGACTGCTCCGTAGGCCTTTTCTGATGCGCCGCAAAAGACATGGATTTCTGACTAAGTGTTTTCAGATACACCACCCCACCGGGGCATTTTTATGTGTGAACATAATGGCAGTGTTGATACCCACATTCGCTAGCGTTTGCTAAGATCAAGGGGTAAAAGCTTATCCCATTCAATTCCTCTTGACCAAATTTctagaaaaattatttttgaagtgaGGGACACAGGCGACAACAAACCCAGTGGATCATAGAATCTAGCAGTGTTTCGTAGTACTTCTCGCTTAGTGGCAGGACGATTTATAACATTTTCGGTAAcattgttgtgaacaacactgagcgTATCAGTCTGTGTGTTCTAGTGGACTCCCAGTACCTCCGTATCTGTAGTGTTTATGACACCTTCTGATTTCCATATTCCAATCAGTTGGCTTGAATTTGTGGCCCACTTTGCCACTGGTAGACTGATCTGTCCCATGAGTGATGTAAGCTCATAATATAATTACGGCATTGTCATCTTTTGCACCTACTACAAAATCATTCATGTATATATTATCTTCAACAAGTAAAGCAGCTAGCGGAAAATTCGTCTTGTGCATTACAGCAAGTTCTTTCAGCCTGGCTGCAAGAAGAAACGGACTGCAGGTAAGTCCGAAAGGTAGCCCGTGAAGCGGTATGTAATCCTTTCGTCAGTTGTAATATAGTTTCCTTGTTGATCTACGATTACTTTGTACCAAAAAAACCTCGTGAGATCTATATCTTTCCTGTGAAGAACTaactgtagaaatgcttgtttgaTATCGGCAATTAAGGCTACTTGATGTAGACGACATCTCAGTAATATTGAAAGAATGTAAGGAAGTAAATTAGGACCTATTTCTAAAGAGTCATTCAATGAACGTGCATTCTGGTCGTGCGACGAACCATCAAATACAATCCTCCATTTGATGACAcctaacttttctttctttaccGCATGATGCGGCAGATAAAATGTGTCACGCAATTTCTGTGCAGAAGGGGTGATTCGACATGTTTCTTCTTGATATGTTCTATCATTTGCGCCTcgtaaatttgtttcagtttcttgtcgttcgtaaattttttctccagtgaaacaaatctcttctctgCTTGCTGAAGATTATTAGATAACATAACGTTGGGTTTTCTGGGGAAAGACATCACTCTTCT
It includes:
- the LOC126252152 gene encoding uncharacterized protein LOC126252152 — its product is MSTERFLQALQKIVRRRGVPSTIYTDNATTFHATHVELKELWQALMASKTHKYLAQQAITWTFIAPHAPWWGGFWERMVGSVKRCLRKVLGQSQLDEEGLNTILVTIEAALNSRLITQGGEESEPLIPAHFLVGDRLTTLPTGPVSPVRKDFSKEFHRLQKKVEHFWNRWKKEYLILLKNLHETHQPWPGSGRLQLGDVVLLLEDVRPRHMWRKAQIEDLHEGRDGYIRTVTLRTSKGFIISRPIQLVIPLEVDQVGEGVAG